GAGGGCGTCTGAAGTGCGCTGGCTGGAGCTGAGTGGCCGCGGTAGCAAGCTCCTTCGCGTAATCATCCACCACGATTCGGCTCTGGGCCGTGGAGTGGTGCGCTCGCACAGAGCCGCGCTTCAGGATGCATTGGCCGGCCTGGACTTCAGCGGTGCCAACATCGAATCGCTCATTCAGCAAATCGAGAAGGCCATCTTCGACGATCCGGAGCAAGTGGTGTCGCCACCGCCAGGCACCGTGCGGACTGGTGCGGATGAACAAACCCCAATTGCGGCACGCCCGGCATCGCTCGCTGTCCACATCGGCGAAAGTGCCAGCACAAGGAAGAGTAAAAAGAAGCGCCTTCTGCAAGCGGGCAGCCTGCTTGACGTCCTCGACGCCCTCCTCTACCGCTTGGGCCAGGGACTGCCAAGATCGGCCACATCGGCCACATCGGTCACTGAGACCTCGCCCCTCTCGGAAGAGGAGCTTGTAGGAACTGAAAATGAAGAGGCCAGCCAAGAGCTTCCCGCTGCGCTGACCCAGCAAGCCGTTGAAGCAGTGAGAAAGCGCCTCAAACAAGTTGTTCGTCGCATGGTCAGGCAGCTCAAAGCGGCCCAAAGTGAGACCAAGCCTGACGTGCGTGCGGCCAAGGCACGAACCGGCGTGGTCCAGCTCGTTGCCGTGCTGTCACTGGTGAGGGAGTTCAGGCGCCTTCGGCACCTGCCTCAATGGCGCCGTATGGGGGGCTTCATCGACTCGGAAACCCGTCAGGATCTCTTGTCGCAGTCGATGGTCATCCTTTTCGGGCATGCGCAGGGCATCGCGCGCGATATCCGCGTCCACGACGGCGAGGCCGACGAAGTCGCGGAACTCGGCCAAGCGCGGGCACTGCTGGCGTGGCTCGCCTGGGACATTGGTCACAGTCTCCTGAAGCGCATTGAGCCCATGGCGCCAAAAGCAACAAAGGACTATTTGGTTGCGACGTACGCATATCTCTACGACCTGCTCCCGGCCATCGCCGTCGATGACGAGGACACATCGCAACTTGCCTCCAGCGTGCGATTGACCAATACGCCAACGGCTGACGAAAGCGCTCATGGCGAAAGCTGGCTCGCGCATCACATCACGACCGGCTTGGAAGTCGCCACAGCCCCTGCCGCGGCCTACCTGGACCGAGAAGGCATCAAGGCCGGCGATCTGATGCATGTTCCCCATTCCAGCCCACCCCAGTTCAGGGTCGTTGTTGATGCGACCGCACAGGACATTTGCTTGAGTGAACTGGACGCAGAGCGCAGGTTTACGCGCTTCGCCTGGCGTCCAGCGAGCCGGGCTCGCGCGGCGCAAGCCAGTTGATAAACAGATCCATCACTGTCGGCGATGGACACTTTTCGGTTGGGATCCCGGCCGCGCATTCCACACAGTGCGCCGCTCTGCGAGGACTTCGAAGGCTCCTCCGGCGCCCCCATGCCCGAGTCCAGTTCATCGACCACTGTGAAATCGTGAACCATCGCGTCGGCCTGCTCGGTCATCTGGCACCGGCGATCCGCGTCAGCGCTTCTTCTAGCTGCCGGCGATCTTCCGCACGCTTGGCGGCCGTGCGCTGTGCGAGGTTGTGCAGCTTGCGCCGCACACCCGGCAGTTCCTCCGCATGCGCGAGCCCGATCAAGCCGAAGTCCGGTTGCTCGCCCTCCACGGACCGCAGGAACGCGCACGACGGTTCGTCCAGCCACTGCGCCACCCGCGCCAACAAGCGCTCGCGGCTCTCCAGCAAGGCCGCCACGTCAATGGGCTCGGACGTCATCCCCTTGAAATGGGTCTCAAAGATGGCCTCGAAACCTGCAGGCGCGCGTGGCGCCAGCATCTCCCAGGCCGGCTTGGGGCTGCACGTCAGGTACACGAGAAAGGTGCGCCAGAGCATCTCATCCGCCCGCTCGTCCTCCAGCAGCAAGCCCACATCGAAGAGGTCGCGCGGATGCTGCCGTGACAGCGCCGCCGCGAGCTTGCCGGCATACAGGTCGGCGAAATCCAGTACCTGCACCTCGGCGAAGCCGAACGCCTCCTCCACCCTCGGACGCACGACCATGCTACGCACCGGATGCACCGCGCCGCGCATGACCGGCGTCGTCTCGATCTGCACACGCGCACGACCTCGGCTGGCCACCAAGCGGGTGACTGCCCCGCCCTCGCCCGCCGAGGCCTGCACCTGCAATTGCAGAGGCGGGGCGCGCAGTACATCAGCCAATCGCCCCAGCGCTTCGGCGATCAGCCTCGCATCCTCGGCGTAGCCATGCACCGGCAGCCAAGCCAGATCGATGTCCACCGACAGACGCGGCAGGTCATGCTCAAACAGATTGATGGCCGTGCCGCCCTTGAGCGCGAAGCGCGGCTCCTTCGCGAGCACCGGCAGGATCTCGACCAGCAGCCGCACCCGGTCGGTATAGCGCCCATCCCAGGACTCAAGCCAGGTGCTCATCAAGGTCTCGCGGCAAGGTGATCTGGTAGGTCGGATGCAGGCGCCCGCCGGGCACCAGCGCGCGCTTGCCCCGGCCCAGGTCGACTCCCTCTAGCGGCACGTGAGACAGCCACGCATGCCGATGGCGCTCGGCCAGGGCCAGGAACAGCCGCTTGGCCTTGATGCTGCGGCAGTGGCGCAGCAGCAGACCGACGCGCTGCGGCCGCAGCGTGGTCATGGCCTGCATCAGCGCATCAGCCTCATAGACCCGCGCCGCGTCCGACACGCCATCGCACAGTTCCAGCATGGCGCGCTCGGGCGTCGAGCACACCAGCGCCTCGGCACCCGAGCCGGCTCGATGCCAAACCAATCCCTGCCCGGCCAGTACGGACTCAGACACCTCGGCTGCGAATGGCACGGCAGGCAGATCGAACGGCCCCTTGCCCAGGAACGCGAAGCGCTCCTTCAACGGCAGCATGCCCACCCAGCCTGGCGGCCGCTCCGGCCCATAGAGGGTGATCGTCCCGGCATCGCCCAGACGTAGGTAGTGCTCGTGCCCCTGCAGCGTCAGTGCGAAGCGCCCCCCGAGATGCAGCGGCATTTCCTCCCAGGCCTGCAGGCTGCGCACCACCCCCTCCCATTGCAGACGCCCGCCTTGGCGCATGTATGCGCCGCGGGCCGGCGACACGAGCCAGCCGCTGCCGACATAGCGTGCGACGAGGCTGTTCGAGTAGCCGTGCGCCCGCAGCCAGCGGCTGGAAACCAGGCTCGTGTCGCCCAGCTCGGCCAGTAGGCGGTTCAGTTTTCCTGCATTTTGCTCACCCATAGTGCTCAAAATACAGATTTCTCGAACTCCTGCCAAGACTCTTTGGTTCGACAAATGAGAAATTCGATCACCGACAGTGATCTTTTTACGACAACGGCAAACCGCCCGCCGCCCATCGGCAGCATGTACCAGGAGGATCTTCATGCCATCCCCCTCTCACGTGGTCGCGCTCAGCACCGGCACCACCACGTTCTCGGGCATCAGCTTCGGCATGTAAGTCTGCCCATCGATCCAGGCATCGACCATGCTGGCCCACTCCTGCAGCATGTGGCGTCGCTGCTCGGCGTACTCAGCCTTGTTGTAGACCGAGCGCGAGGAACGCCCTTCCTCGTGCGCCAGGCACTTCTCGATCCAGTCGCGGTTGAACCCCACCTCGTTCAGCAGCGTGGAACCGGTACGGCGCAGGTCGTGGACGGTGAAAGGCTCCAGCGGGAGGCCAGCGGCCTTGGCCCGCTCGGCGACGAGCTGCGTCACGCGATTCAAGGTCGCCTTCGACATGCAACGGTTGGCGTCGTAGCGCGAAGGCAGGACGAACTTGGAACCCGCCGCACAGGCATGCAGGGCCACGAAGATGTCGAGCGCCTGGGTCGACAGATAGACCACGTGCGGATTGCGCCCCTTCATCCGCTGCTTCGGGATCGTCCAGGTTGCCTTCTCAAAATCCACCTCGTCCCAGGTCGCCTCGATCAGCTCGCTCTTGCGCACCAGCGTCAGCAGGATCATGCGCAGCGCCAGCCGGATGGTCGGATAGGTGGCCACCGACTCCATCTGCCGCGCCACCAGCCGGATTTCCAGCGGCGACAGGGCGCGATCCTTCGGCACAAACGTTGCGATCGAGGCCGCGCCCACACCCTCGGCCGGGTTGTCCACCCTCTCCCCGTGCAGGATGGCGAAGGCATAGACCTGCTTCACGATGTCGCGGACATGCACTGCCGTGGCAGGCGCACCGCGCGCCTTCACCTTGTTGCAGAGGGCGCGCAGATCATCGGCGGTGATTTCGTTGAGCAGCCGGTTCTGAAAGGCCGGCAGGATGTCGCGATCGACGACATGCTTGCGCATCGCCCGCGTGCTGTCGGCCATCTTGGCGTCCGCCAGCCACTTGACGGCCATGTCGCCGAAGTTCTTGGCCGCGGTCAGCCGACGCTTCTCACGCTGCTTCTCCAGCGCCGGGGAGCGGCCCTGGGCGAGGGTCTTCTTGGCATCGAGCAGCTTTTCTCGGGCCAGCGCCAGCGAGATGCCACCAGCGCCATAACGGCCGATGGTCAGGGTCTCGCGGCGCCCATTGAGACGGTAATCGTAGCGGAAGGTGACGGTACCGGCGGTCGATACCGTCACGTACATCCCATCCCGGTCAGAAGCCTTATAAGTCAAGGACTTAGGCTTCAAGTTGCGCAGTGCTGTGTCGGTAAGCATCGAGGTTTTTCCTCCTGTTGGTGACGGCTTTTACCGTCAAGGGTCAGGAGACCTGCTGATACCCGGAAAGCCGCATGAAATAAGCTTTCCAGAGGAGACTTTTACCGTCAAAGACCGATTTGGTCTCAATAGTAAACGGGAGGGTCTTAATCCAGTCCCCGGTTCTTACCGCCAGTTTTACCGTCAACCAGTTTCGCTGGTCGGCGATAGCCACCGATAGCCGCCGAAACAAAAATTCCTATGAATCAACGACTTACGGCGATTTTTCGATTACTGGCGATAGTCCCCGAAGGACTCGATTTCACTCCCACTCGATAGTCGCTGGCGGCTTGCTGCTCACGTCATACGTCACGCGGTTGATGCCGCGCACTTCGTTGATGATGCGGCCCGACACCTTCTTGAGCAGCGCATAAGGCAGCTCAGCCCAGTCGGCGGTCATGAAGTCGCTGGTCTGCACGGCGCGCAGCGCCACCACGTAGTCGTAGGTGCGGCCGTCGCCCATCACGCCCACGCTCTTGACGGGCAGGAACACGGTGAAGGCCTGGCTGGTGAGGTCGTACCAGGTCTTGCCGGTGGCTTCGTCACGGAAGTTGCGCAGCTCTTCGATAAAGATCGCGTCGGCACGGCGCAGCAGGTCGGCGTATTCCTTCTTCACCTCGCCCAGGATGCGCACGCCCAGGCCGGGGCCGGGGAAGGGGTGGCGGTAGACCATGTCGGGCGGCAGGCCAAGGGCTACGCCCAGTTCGCGCACTTCGTCCTTGAACAAATCGCGCAGGGGTTCCAGCAGCTTCAGGCCCAACTGCTCGGGCAGGCCGCCCACGTTGTGGTGGCTCTTGATGGTGACAGCCTTCTTGCTCTTGGCGCCGCCGGATTCGATCACGTCGGGGTAGATCGTGCCCTGGGCCAGGAAGGTGGCACCCTTGTGGCCACCGGTGCCTGCCTTGAGCTTGGCGGCCTCGGCCTTGAACACGTCCACAAACAGGCCGCCGATGATCTTGCGCTTTTGCTCAGGCTCGCTCACCCCCGCCAGCTTGCCCAGGAACAAGTCGCTGGCGTCCACGCGGATGACCTTGGCGTGCAGCTTGCCCTCGAACATGTCCATGACCATGTCGCCTTCGTTCAGGCGCAGCAGGCCGTGGTCCACAAACACGCAGGTGAGCTGGTCACCAATGGCGCGGTGGATCAGCGCGGCAGCCACGGACGAATCCACGCCGCCAGACAGGCCCAGGATCACTTCTTCGTCACCGACCTGCTCGCGGATTTTCTGGACGGCTTCTTCGATGTAGTCGCCCATAACCCAGTCGGCACGGGTGCCGCAGATGCCCAGCACAAAACGCTCCAGCAAGGCGCGGCCCTGCACGGTGTGTGTGACTTCAGGGTGGAACTGCACGGCGTAGTAGTGGCGGCTTTCGTCGGCCATGCCAGCAATGGGGCACGACGGTGTGGAGCACATGACCTTGAAGCCCGGCGGCAGCGCCGTGACCTTGTCGCCATGGCTCATCCACACCTTGAGCATGCCGTAGCCTTCGGGCGTGGCGAAGTCTTCGATGCCCTTGAGCAGCTCGGTGTGGCCATGGGCTCGCACTTCGGCGTAGCCAAATTCGCGGGTATTGGAACCCTCGACCTTGCCGCCCAGTTGCTGGGCCATGGTCTGCATTCCGTAGCAGATGCCCAGCACGGGGATGCCCAGCTCGAACACTGCATTGGGCGCCTTGTCGTCCACCTCGTACACGCTGGCGTGGCTGCCCGACAGGATCACGCCCTTGAGCGAGCCGTCCTTGGCGTAGTCACGGATCCATTCGTCGGTCACATCGCAGGGGTGCACTTCGCAGTACACATGGGCCTCGCGCACGCGGCGGGCGATGAGCTGGGTGACTTGCGAGCCGAAATCGAGGATGAGGATTTTCTGGTGTTGCATGGTGGTGGTCCGTCAGAGGCTGGAGAGATCAAGAAGCGGGACTCCGCTGCGCTGGGCGGCAGCGATCTGCTGGGGGTCGAACGTGGCCAGCGGCAGGCGTAGCGAGCGCGCAAGCCACAGGTAGGCGGCATCGAAGGTGGGCAGGCCGGTGTCAAGCGCCACGTCCATCACGGCCTTGTGCTGGGCGGGGGCCAGGTCGTGCAGTTCCACACGGTGGCGGATCGCCTCCAGCACGCTCCACAAACCTTCGACCGAGGCGGCCGGGATGCGGCCGCTGTGCACGCCGCTGCTGATGAGGTTGCTGCATTCCCACTGCCAGAGGTTGGGGGCCTGGGGTTCAACCTCGTCACGGCGGATCAGGGTGTAGAGGCGGCGGGTATGTTCGCTGGCCGTGTCGGGCAGCAGCCAGGCGGCAGTGACGGAGGCGTCGAGGACGAACGCGGTCATGTAGTAGCCCTGCCCTGGCGGCGCAACGTATCAGGATTCGCGGCTTCGGCCACGGAGCGGATGCTGGCATGCAGCGCATCGATCTGGCCCAGCTCGCGGGCGATCTGCTCGTCGGTGATGACGGGGCGACGGCGCACGGGCAGCATGCGCACCACCTCTTTGCCGTGACGGGTTATGCGCACTTCTTCGCCCTGCTCGACCAGCTCGATCAGGGCGGAGAACCGGCTCTTGGCTTCGTAGATACCGACGGACTGCATGGAAACGCGGACACTAAAAAAGAAAAGTCTGGCCTGAACAATGAATTCAGACCAGACTATATCATTATGACCAGATTTTTTCAATCAGGCCAGACTCCGAATCTCCGAGGGTCGAGCAAACCCATGGCTTGCGAACATCGACAGCACAAGCCAGGGCAGCCGTGCAAGGGCCGCCCCGC
Above is a window of Acidovorax sp. KKS102 DNA encoding:
- a CDS encoding phospholipase D-like domain-containing protein encodes the protein MRETNDDISLLAALKGAKFEASLVTTFNATLPFYEEVVLRRLQAADSRHNVVLMDAVQCARSWATPSLRPRLAGSAYALIPMAAPGAFHPKICLLASKKRCVLFIGSHNLTLSGFGFNREVTTHIDVRPDSAPAHKLVLSHVWSLVREWLRTQEGALAPSVLEAVHRIGELVPGADGAQSKLSDIRLLGQSSSGPSLLEQLGHAIPSTPRRVVITGAFFDTQHTFLKALETRWPGASIKVIIDPKTVKIGGRPKGIRSQFVDARKLWMEKAEHYLHAKALLLDFGDSHMLVAGSANPSRPAWLGGTRANFEAMLVRPNVEVATSSFASDLAQGFAARAMDDADLRSIPITHQDDENDAEAPSAPMRIAVLAAGTSAVPIPASDSAGFADFVMHLQDGSHTAPVSLGRSEDGGAIVELGERASEVRWLELSGRGSKLLRVIIHHDSALGRGVVRSHRAALQDALAGLDFSGANIESLIQQIEKAIFDDPEQVVSPPPGTVRTGADEQTPIAARPASLAVHIGESASTRKSKKKRLLQAGSLLDVLDALLYRLGQGLPRSATSATSVTETSPLSEEELVGTENEEASQELPAALTQQAVEAVRKRLKQVVRRMVRQLKAAQSETKPDVRAAKARTGVVQLVAVLSLVREFRRLRHLPQWRRMGGFIDSETRQDLLSQSMVILFGHAQGIARDIRVHDGEADEVAELGQARALLAWLAWDIGHSLLKRIEPMAPKATKDYLVATYAYLYDLLPAIAVDDEDTSQLASSVRLTNTPTADESAHGESWLAHHITTGLEVATAPAAAYLDREGIKAGDLMHVPHSSPPQFRVVVDATAQDICLSELDAERRFTRFAWRPASRARAAQAS
- a CDS encoding nucleotidyl transferase AbiEii/AbiGii toxin family protein; translated protein: MSTWLESWDGRYTDRVRLLVEILPVLAKEPRFALKGGTAINLFEHDLPRLSVDIDLAWLPVHGYAEDARLIAEALGRLADVLRAPPLQLQVQASAGEGGAVTRLVASRGRARVQIETTPVMRGAVHPVRSMVVRPRVEEAFGFAEVQVLDFADLYAGKLAAALSRQHPRDLFDVGLLLEDERADEMLWRTFLVYLTCSPKPAWEMLAPRAPAGFEAIFETHFKGMTSEPIDVAALLESRERLLARVAQWLDEPSCAFLRSVEGEQPDFGLIGLAHAEELPGVRRKLHNLAQRTAAKRAEDRRQLEEALTRIAGAR
- a CDS encoding type IV toxin-antitoxin system AbiEi family antitoxin domain-containing protein, yielding MGEQNAGKLNRLLAELGDTSLVSSRWLRAHGYSNSLVARYVGSGWLVSPARGAYMRQGGRLQWEGVVRSLQAWEEMPLHLGGRFALTLQGHEHYLRLGDAGTITLYGPERPPGWVGMLPLKERFAFLGKGPFDLPAVPFAAEVSESVLAGQGLVWHRAGSGAEALVCSTPERAMLELCDGVSDAARVYEADALMQAMTTLRPQRVGLLLRHCRSIKAKRLFLALAERHRHAWLSHVPLEGVDLGRGKRALVPGGRLHPTYQITLPRDLDEHLA
- a CDS encoding site-specific integrase, with product MLTDTALRNLKPKSLTYKASDRDGMYVTVSTAGTVTFRYDYRLNGRRETLTIGRYGAGGISLALAREKLLDAKKTLAQGRSPALEKQREKRRLTAAKNFGDMAVKWLADAKMADSTRAMRKHVVDRDILPAFQNRLLNEITADDLRALCNKVKARGAPATAVHVRDIVKQVYAFAILHGERVDNPAEGVGAASIATFVPKDRALSPLEIRLVARQMESVATYPTIRLALRMILLTLVRKSELIEATWDEVDFEKATWTIPKQRMKGRNPHVVYLSTQALDIFVALHACAAGSKFVLPSRYDANRCMSKATLNRVTQLVAERAKAAGLPLEPFTVHDLRRTGSTLLNEVGFNRDWIEKCLAHEEGRSSRSVYNKAEYAEQRRHMLQEWASMVDAWIDGQTYMPKLMPENVVVPVLSATT
- the guaA gene encoding glutamine-hydrolyzing GMP synthase codes for the protein MQHQKILILDFGSQVTQLIARRVREAHVYCEVHPCDVTDEWIRDYAKDGSLKGVILSGSHASVYEVDDKAPNAVFELGIPVLGICYGMQTMAQQLGGKVEGSNTREFGYAEVRAHGHTELLKGIEDFATPEGYGMLKVWMSHGDKVTALPPGFKVMCSTPSCPIAGMADESRHYYAVQFHPEVTHTVQGRALLERFVLGICGTRADWVMGDYIEEAVQKIREQVGDEEVILGLSGGVDSSVAAALIHRAIGDQLTCVFVDHGLLRLNEGDMVMDMFEGKLHAKVIRVDASDLFLGKLAGVSEPEQKRKIIGGLFVDVFKAEAAKLKAGTGGHKGATFLAQGTIYPDVIESGGAKSKKAVTIKSHHNVGGLPEQLGLKLLEPLRDLFKDEVRELGVALGLPPDMVYRHPFPGPGLGVRILGEVKKEYADLLRRADAIFIEELRNFRDEATGKTWYDLTSQAFTVFLPVKSVGVMGDGRTYDYVVALRAVQTSDFMTADWAELPYALLKKVSGRIINEVRGINRVTYDVSSKPPATIEWE
- a CDS encoding type II toxin-antitoxin system VapC family toxin, with the protein product MTAFVLDASVTAAWLLPDTASEHTRRLYTLIRRDEVEPQAPNLWQWECSNLISSGVHSGRIPAASVEGLWSVLEAIRHRVELHDLAPAQHKAVMDVALDTGLPTFDAAYLWLARSLRLPLATFDPQQIAAAQRSGVPLLDLSSL
- a CDS encoding type II toxin-antitoxin system Phd/YefM family antitoxin, encoding MQSVGIYEAKSRFSALIELVEQGEEVRITRHGKEVVRMLPVRRRPVITDEQIARELGQIDALHASIRSVAEAANPDTLRRQGRATT